Proteins from a single region of Paraglaciecola sp. T6c:
- a CDS encoding huwentoxin-IV family protein, with translation MLLCFASAACCANLACRSLRFLAT, from the coding sequence GTGCTGTTGTGCTTTGCAAGTGCGGCTTGCTGCGCAAACTTAGCTTGTCGGTCGCTGCGCTTTTTAGCCACATAA
- a CDS encoding glutathione peroxidase: MKKLLAITCLMFFCNMAYSAQCPDLLKFVKRKLNSQDTVNLCETYAGKTVLFVNTASYCGFTPQFKGLEALYSKYKDQGLVVLGFPSHDFNQEDKDESKTAELCELTYGVEFPMFEAMPVRGRDADQLYRMLAKKSGTTVKWNFYKYLMDKNGNLVNAYASSTKPTDPAFIETVENTLKR; this comes from the coding sequence ATGAAGAAGTTACTTGCTATTACCTGCCTAATGTTCTTTTGTAACATGGCTTACAGTGCACAATGCCCTGATTTATTAAAGTTTGTTAAGCGTAAACTCAACTCTCAAGACACGGTCAATCTGTGTGAAACCTATGCAGGCAAAACGGTACTCTTCGTTAACACCGCGAGTTACTGTGGTTTTACCCCGCAATTTAAGGGCTTAGAGGCGCTATACAGTAAATACAAAGATCAAGGTTTGGTGGTTTTGGGCTTTCCGTCACATGATTTCAATCAAGAAGACAAAGATGAAAGCAAAACAGCTGAGCTTTGCGAGCTCACATACGGTGTCGAATTTCCTATGTTCGAAGCCATGCCTGTGCGCGGGCGTGATGCTGACCAACTCTATCGTATGCTGGCGAAGAAGTCTGGCACGACCGTTAAGTGGAACTTCTATAAATACTTGATGGATAAAAACGGTAATTTGGTCAACGCCTACGCCTCATCAACCAAGCCGACAGATCCAGCATTTATTGAAACCGTGGAAAATACCTTAAAACGATAA
- a CDS encoding FMN-dependent NADH-azoreductase: MKNVLVLNASLQGENGNSSQLTSEFVTQLQQTESIKVEKVDLNTLNLPHLSAQEMQTWSMLSDNMTNDQAALAAYSNELLAQLERSDVIVVGMPMYNFTIPSTFKAWIDRVARAGRTFSYTSEGPKGHLQGKTVYIFAARGGIYQGTDNDTQTPYLKLVFGLMGITDVNFIYLEGLNMGEEYAQTSWQQARESLTTLLPATV; this comes from the coding sequence ATGAAGAACGTATTAGTGCTAAATGCCAGTTTACAAGGTGAGAACGGCAACTCAAGTCAATTGACGAGTGAGTTTGTGACACAACTACAGCAAACTGAAAGTATCAAGGTGGAAAAGGTTGATTTAAACACCTTGAATCTGCCGCATTTAAGCGCTCAAGAGATGCAAACGTGGAGCATGCTCAGCGACAATATGACCAATGATCAAGCCGCTCTTGCTGCTTATTCAAACGAGTTATTGGCACAGTTAGAGCGCAGCGACGTCATAGTGGTGGGCATGCCCATGTACAACTTTACTATTCCGTCTACGTTTAAAGCGTGGATTGACCGAGTCGCAAGAGCAGGGCGTACGTTTAGTTACACCTCAGAAGGCCCTAAAGGGCATCTACAAGGCAAAACAGTGTATATCTTCGCTGCGCGGGGCGGTATTTATCAAGGTACTGATAACGATACGCAGACGCCTTACTTAAAACTGGTCTTTGGTCTTATGGGGATAACAGATGTGAACTTTATTTATCTTGAAGGACTGAATATGGGAGAAGAGTATGCCCAAACATCATGGCAACAAGCCCGAGAAAGTCTGACAACGCTGCTACCTGCAACCGTTTAA
- a CDS encoding CmpA/NrtA family ABC transporter substrate-binding protein: MIKPEQPNITLGFIPLTDSAPLVVAKELGFFEQWGLSVTLQKQNSWATLRDKLHAGVLDAAQMLAPMPIASALGLGAPPANVITPLVLSLNGNAITLSESLLQEILKENDLTNVTLPMAGYLLQHVVEKRKRQGLSKLKFATVFPYSCHYYQLRDWLKAAKVSLDDVEMLVVPPVSMVECLKNGDIDGFCVGGPWNAKAVRAGIGMTALTSFDIWQDSPEKVLGLLDSFNKKHPNTVLALCAALKQACAWLESVPNRFEAARLLCRQEYLNAELDVIAPSLLGSCLTHKSLPPRSIPSYNQFSVSNNGCINQPELVRGEWLIKHMVSAGQIPPHVTIPLDLVAKVFRPDIYQKMRLLIEDQGVQFYRRSG, translated from the coding sequence ATGATTAAACCAGAACAACCAAATATTACGCTTGGGTTTATCCCGCTCACCGATTCCGCGCCCCTTGTTGTCGCCAAAGAGCTAGGCTTTTTTGAACAATGGGGCCTTAGCGTAACGTTGCAAAAACAAAACTCATGGGCAACTCTCAGGGACAAGCTCCATGCAGGTGTGTTAGACGCGGCACAAATGCTGGCGCCTATGCCAATTGCCAGCGCATTAGGGCTTGGGGCGCCGCCAGCAAATGTGATCACACCTTTAGTACTCAGTTTAAATGGCAATGCCATCACCCTTTCAGAAAGTTTGTTGCAAGAAATACTCAAAGAAAATGATCTAACCAATGTCACGCTACCGATGGCAGGCTACTTATTACAACACGTGGTCGAGAAACGTAAGCGTCAGGGGTTATCTAAACTGAAATTCGCTACGGTTTTTCCATATAGCTGTCATTACTACCAGCTAAGAGATTGGCTTAAAGCGGCAAAAGTAAGTTTAGACGACGTTGAAATGTTAGTTGTGCCACCTGTCAGCATGGTTGAATGTTTGAAAAACGGTGATATTGATGGCTTTTGTGTCGGCGGCCCATGGAACGCCAAAGCGGTTCGCGCAGGCATCGGCATGACGGCGCTAACGTCGTTCGATATCTGGCAAGACTCACCTGAGAAGGTATTGGGCTTGCTAGATAGTTTCAACAAAAAACATCCTAATACGGTATTAGCGTTGTGTGCAGCCCTTAAGCAAGCCTGTGCTTGGCTCGAATCTGTGCCCAATCGTTTTGAAGCCGCTAGATTACTTTGCCGACAAGAATACTTAAATGCTGAACTTGATGTAATAGCGCCGTCATTGCTCGGTAGTTGTTTAACGCACAAGTCGCTGCCGCCGCGCAGCATTCCTTCTTATAATCAATTTTCTGTGAGCAATAATGGTTGCATTAACCAGCCTGAGTTGGTGCGCGGAGAGTGGTTAATAAAGCATATGGTCAGTGCTGGGCAAATACCGCCACATGTGACAATACCGCTTGACTTGGTCGCTAAGGTCTTTAGGCCTGATATTTACCAAAAAATGCGCTTGCTGATTGAAGATCAAGGCGTGCAGTTTTATCGCCGCTCAGGTTAG
- a CDS encoding ANTAR domain-containing response regulator, producing MISTAKSQTRISHHEQLNILLIDENVQRAESIVTALGNSRYKVSHLACSQAGLLKQVDEIQPDIIVIDIESPNRDMLESLHTISHYNPKPVVMFSSQQDTETINLSVQSGVSAYVVGDIDPERVKPILDAAVARFKAFHKLKDELNDTKHQLESRKSIDLAKRLLMKTNKMSEEQAFHSMRKTAMDTGQKLEDVAKTIVSMLRSFEKGNEND from the coding sequence TTGATATCTACAGCAAAAAGCCAAACGCGAATATCGCATCATGAGCAGCTGAACATCTTGTTGATAGATGAGAATGTTCAGCGCGCTGAGTCCATCGTGACGGCGCTTGGAAACTCCCGTTACAAGGTGAGCCATTTGGCCTGTTCTCAGGCTGGGCTTTTGAAGCAGGTAGACGAAATTCAGCCTGACATCATAGTGATTGATATCGAGTCTCCGAATCGCGATATGTTAGAAAGCTTACACACAATTTCTCACTATAACCCTAAACCTGTGGTGATGTTTTCATCACAGCAAGACACAGAAACGATTAATCTATCGGTGCAGTCTGGCGTGAGTGCCTACGTGGTTGGAGACATAGATCCCGAGCGTGTTAAACCGATTTTGGACGCCGCAGTGGCTCGGTTTAAAGCCTTTCACAAACTTAAAGATGAATTGAACGATACCAAGCATCAACTTGAATCGCGCAAAAGCATCGATTTAGCAAAACGTTTATTGATGAAGACAAATAAAATGAGTGAAGAGCAGGCATTTCATAGTATGCGCAAGACCGCTATGGACACAGGCCAGAAGCTCGAAGATGTAGCCAAGACAATCGTTTCCATGCTGCGCTCATTTGAAAAAGGTAATGAAAATGATTAA
- a CDS encoding glycosyl transferase family protein — protein MRTNSSTQHPTEFKEFIRIIGRGQRAGGTLSQAQAYQAMKMLINDEITPEQKGAFLMLLRVREETAEELAGFIQAFREVNDRQIAALPIDIDLGCYAGKRRHLPWFLLAVIALGQQGKKVFLHGTHEPDSNRLYLKDVLPQLGIEPARNAAHAGEQLEALGFSYMDLADINPKLDDMIQLRGQFGLRSCANTLARMLNASQAPCSLQGVFHRGVDIKHSHCAKLVYEQNPTVLTSIMCFRGEGGEVEYNPEREVTLHLCQAGRETTVEVPVFLSQWVTKPKTLDVKQLVEVWQGSNDNAYGTQAILGSLSLMLILTENLSLEDAKHRAEQCWQGRNKKWSFTLPVKNDTASYQTAGAHKAH, from the coding sequence ATGAGAACAAACAGCAGCACGCAACATCCCACAGAATTTAAAGAGTTTATTCGTATTATTGGCCGCGGCCAACGCGCTGGTGGCACCCTAAGTCAGGCGCAAGCGTACCAAGCCATGAAAATGCTGATCAATGATGAGATCACGCCTGAGCAAAAAGGCGCTTTTTTGATGCTGCTGCGGGTACGTGAAGAAACTGCAGAAGAATTGGCCGGTTTCATTCAAGCCTTTCGTGAAGTGAATGACCGACAGATAGCGGCCCTGCCGATTGATATTGATTTAGGTTGCTATGCGGGGAAGCGCCGACACTTACCTTGGTTTTTGCTAGCGGTTATTGCCCTAGGTCAGCAAGGTAAAAAGGTGTTTTTACACGGTACCCATGAGCCAGATTCAAACCGGCTATATTTGAAAGATGTATTACCCCAGCTAGGGATTGAGCCGGCCAGAAATGCTGCTCATGCGGGTGAGCAACTTGAAGCATTGGGTTTTAGTTATATGGACTTAGCCGATATAAATCCCAAGCTCGATGACATGATCCAATTACGCGGCCAGTTTGGGCTGCGTTCATGTGCTAATACGCTTGCTCGTATGTTAAATGCCAGTCAAGCCCCCTGTAGCCTTCAAGGCGTTTTCCACCGAGGCGTAGACATCAAGCATAGTCACTGTGCCAAGCTAGTGTATGAGCAAAATCCGACTGTTCTAACCAGCATCATGTGTTTTCGCGGTGAAGGAGGGGAAGTGGAGTACAACCCTGAGCGCGAGGTAACCTTACATCTTTGTCAAGCAGGACGAGAAACCACCGTAGAGGTTCCGGTATTTTTGTCTCAGTGGGTGACTAAGCCGAAAACACTAGACGTGAAACAGTTAGTAGAGGTGTGGCAAGGCAGCAATGACAATGCATATGGCACTCAAGCTATTTTGGGTAGCTTGAGCTTAATGTTGATACTCACTGAGAATCTCAGTCTTGAAGATGCTAAACATCGCGCGGAGCAATGCTGGCAAGGGCGTAACAAAAAGTGGTCGTTTACCCTGCCTGTTAAAAATGACACTGCTAGTTATCAAACTGCGGGGGCACATAAAGCGCACTGA
- the cobA gene encoding uroporphyrinogen-III C-methyltransferase, whose translation MNTPTSVISHVNSLLPQALSQFVAQLFKFNLNSPQARSLDALKGLNAGLRTGLKNLNDSANKANAQHGVGHVHLIGSGPGDAELLTVKAYRLLQSVDVVMYDWLVNPDILDMIPAHVERRFVGKKCGEHSMTQTQISELLVSVAKEGKTIARLKGGDPAIFARAAEECDLLTKHQIPFSIVPGITAASGASAYAGIPLTHRDCAQSVRFITAHLKDPALQPDWQSLVNGAMPDAKGKNAETLVFYMGLRRVESIMQQLQSHGLPVDLPVAIIDKATSAQQQVCIGQVKNIAQRLVCRQFTGPALIIVGEVVSKRQRVVSYHQQDGLQCQTHNEINDALAQSL comes from the coding sequence ATGAACACGCCAACCAGCGTTATTTCACATGTAAATAGTCTTTTGCCACAGGCATTGAGTCAATTTGTGGCGCAACTTTTTAAATTCAATCTGAACTCGCCACAAGCGCGCTCATTGGATGCGCTTAAAGGACTAAATGCAGGGTTACGCACTGGGCTTAAAAACCTAAATGACAGCGCAAATAAGGCTAATGCCCAACATGGTGTAGGGCATGTTCACCTTATTGGCTCTGGCCCTGGTGATGCAGAATTACTGACGGTTAAAGCCTATCGACTACTGCAAAGTGTCGATGTGGTTATGTACGACTGGCTGGTCAATCCGGATATTCTAGATATGATCCCAGCACATGTAGAGCGTCGTTTTGTGGGTAAAAAGTGCGGCGAACATAGCATGACCCAAACACAGATAAGCGAACTGTTAGTCAGTGTGGCTAAAGAGGGCAAAACCATTGCGCGCTTAAAAGGCGGTGATCCTGCCATATTTGCTAGAGCGGCTGAAGAATGTGACTTACTGACCAAGCATCAGATCCCATTTAGCATAGTACCTGGCATTACCGCGGCATCTGGCGCGTCTGCTTACGCGGGAATACCGTTAACCCACAGGGATTGCGCTCAGTCAGTGCGCTTTATTACTGCGCATTTAAAAGATCCTGCGTTACAGCCAGATTGGCAAAGCTTGGTTAATGGCGCTATGCCAGATGCCAAAGGTAAAAACGCTGAAACCCTGGTATTTTATATGGGATTGCGACGGGTTGAATCGATTATGCAACAGCTGCAGTCGCATGGTTTACCTGTTGATTTGCCAGTGGCGATAATCGATAAAGCCACCAGTGCTCAGCAGCAGGTGTGCATAGGGCAAGTAAAAAACATCGCACAGCGCTTAGTATGTCGTCAATTTACTGGGCCTGCGCTTATCATCGTGGGTGAAGTGGTCAGTAAGCGTCAAAGAGTCGTTTCTTATCACCAACAAGACGGTTTACAATGCCAAACACATAATGAAATTAACGATGCGCTTGCACAGTCTTTATAA
- a CDS encoding nitrate reductase: MINPTSASQSSVQGACSKLSTTTCPYCGVGCGVDVTSNVEGDSEQLVSVQGTVSHPANFGRLCVKGSKLAQTNVKQGRLMTPMVNGQRAQWDAAISTVANKFASLIKEHGPDSVAFYVSGQLLTEDYYVANKLMKGYIGSGNIDTNSRLCMSSAVAAYKRAFGADTVPCSYEDLEQTELLVLVGSNAAWTHPVLFQRIERAKKLNPNMRLVFIDPRRTASCEAADLHLPIKPGTDVALFNGLVHYLEQHKHLNSDYIAAFTEGFDATITACESWTLKAVAEYCDVNQTLIEQFYQLFAGSESAISFYSMGVNQSSSGVDKANAIINCHLATGKIGREGCGPFSITGQPNAMGGREVGGLANMLACHMDIGNAQHRALVQNYWQSPTIVPDIGLKAVDMFDAIEQGKIKAVWVMATNPMVSMPNRHKIKAALNKCEMVVVSDCVANNDTIAMADVVLPATGWSEKNGTVTNSERRISRQRGFLPPTGEARHDWQIICDVAKKMGFSNGFNYTDPSEIFDEYCGLTAEQNNGSRDLDLSGLCGLTQKQYDNLVPIQWPVNKANPDGVKRMFTDGRFFTASQKAQFIAIEAKAPEQTTTTEFPFVLNSGRVRDQWHTMTRTGASADLTSHVAHASVALNSVDASKLQVKEGDLLALSSRVSTSLSQVMLPVKIDEGQRNGEFFAPIHWSEQNNAAANISHLYTDANDPISGQPELKHAAINALKVEFFHHGHIFITQHLQGSHEQRQAVISKLCSTFDYWRLTKIAGGEMLTFAHGRIPSPRVENDSLAFDLKEFIQTSISNKYIWAARKGDTQQSAYALMGDKLQFAAFSDVHTLEDNAPWLSALLAADSLSVEQTTALLRGEPDEQFNQGRLICSCFKVGINPINEAIARGCNSVDELGETLKCGTNCGSCKSELQQLINAHEYEHDNANSARHTPVLATVNGASPSENTQQNQMTFSGERIAVETQL, translated from the coding sequence ATGATAAACCCAACCAGCGCTTCTCAGTCCTCAGTTCAAGGAGCGTGTTCAAAGCTAAGCACCACAACTTGCCCTTATTGCGGAGTAGGGTGTGGTGTAGACGTTACCAGTAACGTCGAGGGTGACAGCGAACAACTTGTTAGCGTTCAGGGCACGGTTAGCCACCCAGCTAACTTTGGGCGCTTATGCGTTAAAGGCAGTAAGTTGGCCCAAACCAACGTTAAGCAAGGTCGACTCATGACTCCTATGGTTAATGGCCAGAGGGCTCAATGGGATGCTGCTATCAGCACCGTAGCCAACAAATTTGCCAGCCTTATAAAGGAGCACGGGCCAGACTCAGTCGCATTTTACGTGTCAGGGCAACTATTGACCGAAGATTATTACGTCGCCAACAAATTAATGAAGGGCTATATCGGTAGCGGCAACATAGATACCAACTCACGTTTGTGCATGTCATCTGCAGTGGCTGCCTACAAACGTGCGTTTGGTGCTGATACCGTACCTTGTAGCTATGAAGATTTAGAGCAAACAGAATTATTGGTGCTTGTGGGCTCAAATGCCGCTTGGACACATCCAGTATTGTTTCAACGTATTGAGCGGGCGAAAAAGCTCAACCCGAATATGCGTTTGGTGTTCATCGATCCGCGGCGCACCGCAAGTTGTGAGGCCGCAGACTTACACTTACCCATTAAACCAGGCACCGATGTAGCGTTATTCAATGGCCTAGTTCACTATCTTGAGCAACATAAACACCTCAATTCAGATTACATTGCCGCTTTCACCGAGGGATTCGATGCCACCATTACCGCCTGTGAAAGTTGGACTCTTAAGGCTGTTGCCGAATATTGTGATGTTAATCAAACCTTAATTGAACAGTTTTATCAGCTCTTTGCAGGCAGTGAGTCAGCAATCAGCTTTTATTCAATGGGTGTAAACCAATCTAGCAGCGGTGTTGATAAAGCCAATGCGATTATCAATTGCCATCTTGCCACGGGCAAAATAGGTCGTGAAGGTTGCGGACCGTTTTCCATCACGGGCCAGCCAAACGCGATGGGCGGTCGTGAAGTGGGTGGGCTTGCCAATATGTTGGCGTGTCACATGGATATTGGTAATGCACAGCATCGAGCGCTAGTGCAAAACTACTGGCAGTCACCCACCATCGTGCCTGATATTGGCTTGAAAGCGGTGGATATGTTTGATGCCATCGAGCAAGGCAAGATTAAAGCCGTTTGGGTAATGGCAACGAACCCTATGGTGAGCATGCCCAATAGGCATAAAATTAAAGCCGCTTTAAACAAATGTGAAATGGTGGTGGTTTCAGATTGCGTGGCTAACAATGACACCATCGCTATGGCTGACGTGGTATTGCCTGCCACAGGTTGGTCAGAGAAAAACGGTACGGTTACTAACTCAGAACGCAGAATTTCCCGCCAGCGGGGTTTTTTACCGCCCACAGGGGAAGCACGTCATGATTGGCAGATTATCTGTGACGTGGCGAAAAAAATGGGTTTCAGCAACGGTTTTAATTACACAGACCCGAGTGAAATTTTCGATGAGTATTGCGGCTTAACGGCAGAGCAGAATAACGGAAGCCGAGATCTTGATTTATCTGGTTTATGTGGGCTAACGCAAAAACAGTACGACAACCTTGTTCCCATTCAATGGCCGGTGAATAAAGCCAACCCTGATGGGGTAAAGCGCATGTTTACCGATGGTCGCTTTTTCACCGCGAGTCAAAAAGCCCAGTTCATTGCTATTGAGGCTAAAGCCCCTGAACAAACCACCACGACTGAATTTCCGTTTGTGCTTAACAGTGGGCGGGTTCGCGATCAGTGGCACACCATGACGCGCACAGGTGCCAGTGCCGATCTAACCAGCCACGTGGCCCATGCTAGCGTGGCACTAAACAGTGTTGATGCTTCTAAGTTACAGGTAAAAGAAGGTGATTTGTTGGCCTTATCCTCACGAGTCAGCACCAGTCTTAGTCAAGTGATGTTACCGGTTAAAATAGATGAAGGTCAGCGTAACGGTGAGTTTTTCGCACCCATTCACTGGAGCGAGCAAAACAATGCGGCCGCGAATATTAGCCATTTATACACAGACGCCAACGACCCTATTTCTGGCCAACCTGAATTAAAACATGCTGCGATTAACGCACTAAAAGTCGAGTTTTTCCATCATGGTCACATCTTTATTACGCAGCACCTTCAGGGCAGCCATGAGCAACGCCAAGCCGTAATAAGCAAGCTGTGCTCGACATTTGATTATTGGCGCCTAACCAAGATAGCGGGCGGTGAGATGCTGACGTTTGCTCACGGTCGAATTCCTTCGCCGCGGGTTGAAAACGACAGTCTAGCCTTTGATTTAAAAGAGTTTATTCAAACAAGTATCAGCAATAAGTATATTTGGGCTGCGCGTAAAGGCGATACTCAGCAAAGCGCTTACGCATTAATGGGTGATAAATTACAGTTTGCTGCATTTAGTGACGTACATACCCTAGAGGATAACGCGCCATGGCTAAGTGCTTTACTCGCAGCTGACAGCTTGAGCGTAGAGCAAACAACCGCTTTGCTACGTGGCGAGCCAGACGAGCAATTTAACCAAGGACGTTTAATTTGTAGCTGCTTTAAAGTGGGCATCAACCCGATCAATGAAGCAATAGCCAGAGGCTGTAACAGCGTTGATGAATTAGGCGAAACGCTAAAGTGCGGCACAAACTGCGGGTCGTGTAAAAGCGAGTTACAACAGTTGATCAATGCTCACGAATACGAGCATGACAATGCAAATAGCGCCCGCCACACGCCTGTTTTAGCCACAGTGAATGGCGCTTCGCCCTCAGAGAATACCCAACAAAATCAGATGACATTTAGCGGTGAACGTATCGCTGTGGAGACCCAATTATGA
- the nirD gene encoding nitrite reductase small subunit NirD, protein MSTEQNWTDICHLNDLVDNSGVCALVKEQQVAIFKVREKGEVHFYAISNWDPIGKANVLYRGLIGSVADKTVIISPLYKQRYCLTSGKCLDDEARKVSVYDVRVEGDKVQLAVA, encoded by the coding sequence ATGAGCACAGAACAAAATTGGACAGATATTTGTCACCTTAATGATTTGGTTGATAACTCAGGCGTGTGTGCGTTAGTGAAAGAGCAACAAGTGGCCATTTTTAAAGTACGAGAGAAAGGCGAAGTACACTTTTATGCCATCAGTAACTGGGATCCTATTGGTAAAGCAAATGTGTTGTATCGAGGTTTGATTGGTTCAGTGGCAGATAAAACTGTGATTATTTCGCCTTTGTACAAACAGCGTTACTGTTTAACAAGCGGTAAATGCCTAGACGATGAAGCGCGTAAAGTCAGTGTCTATGACGTGCGTGTTGAGGGCGACAAGGTGCAGCTAGCGGTGGCGTAA